CGGTGACACGATGACGGCCTTGGCGTCGGCGGGCACCTTGTGCTTGGCGTCAATCCAGAACGTGACCTTGACCCGCTCCGGTTGAGGCTCAATGGTCTCGATCGCCCCCACCGGGACACCGAGGATGCGCACCTCGTCGCCGATGAAAAGGCCGTTGCTGTTGTCGAAGTACGCGACGATCTGGTTGCGGCCGGCGTGGTTGAACGCACGCACAGCGACCACCCCACCGACGACCAACGCCACGGCGAGGGCCGCCACCAGCATGGTGCGCAGAGACGGCTTACGCATCACTGTTCTCCGTCCTGCCCTTGTGGTGCGGGATCCGGGATCGGGGTCGGCTGCTGACCTTCGGGCCAGAGCGCCGGCGGTCCAGGAGCGGGTCCCCCCGGTGGCGGCGCGGGATCGGGCTCACGGTAGGGATAGCGCGGGTCACCCGGGTTGCCGGTGATCGCATCGGGAATCGTCAGGTGCGGGTCACCGCCCTGACCGGTACGCGGGAAGGGCTGGGGCAGCGCCGGCGTGCCGGGCTGGCCGGTCTGCGGATCCGAAAGCTGCGACGGGGGAAGCACATTGGGGTCCAACCCCAGGTCGGAGAAGGCCGCATCGATGAAGGGCTGCACCAGTTGACCCGGCAGGTTGGCCAGATAGGCCTTGAAGAACGGCCCCGAACCCACCGTTTCGCCCAATCCCATTGTGTACTGGTTGAGGTACTTGATCGCCAGCATCACCCGTTCCTTGCGGTTGTCGACGATCGTCAGCACTCCATTGAGTCTGTCCAGTGCGCCGCGCATCTGGTCACGGTTGTCGTCGATGAACCCCGACAGCTGCTGGGCGAATGTCGAGAGGTTGCGAGAGATCTGCTCCAGCGCCGCGCTCTGCTCGCGAAGCTTGCCCAAGAGTGCGTTGCTGTTGGCGACGAGTTCGGCGACCTGCTCCGCACGTTCGGACAACACACCCGTGGCTTTACTCGCGTTGCTCAGCAGCGAGCGCAGTTCCTCGTCCCGCTGGCCGAGGGTGTTCGAGAACCGGCCCACCCCCTCCACCGCGGCCCGCAGGTCCGGCGGCGTGCTCTGGAAGGTCTCCGCCAGAGTCGCCAGGGACTCCGACACCGTGTCGGTGTCCAGACCACTGATGGTGCTGGACAGGTCTCCCAGCGCATCTGGCAGCTGGTACGGGGATCGGGTCCGCTCGATCGGGATGGTCCCGGCCAGTTCACCGTCGCCACGGGGGGTCACCTCGAGAACCTTGGAACCGAGCAGACTCTTGGTTCGGACATGCACTTCGGTCAGGTCACCGAGATGGACGTCCTTGTCCACATCGAAGTCGATCCGAACCTGGTTGCCCTCCAACTCAACCGACGACACCTGGCCGACCCGGAATCCAGCGACCTGCACCGGCGCACCGGTCCGCAGACCGCCGGCCTCGGCGAAGTACGCCGAATAGTCCTCGGTCGAACCGTTGAACGGCAGCTTGTCGTACTGCAGGGCGAGCACGGCGATGCCCGCGGTCAGCGCCATACCGGTGAGGCCGACCAGAAACGGATTGCGTTCAGCGAAGGGTTTCACTTGGGTGAACACCGTCCTGTCGTCTGCTCGGCGATCTTGACGTAGACCGGCTGTCCGCCCTTGCCGTTCAACTTCAGCGACATCGCACAGAGATACTCCGGGAGGAAGTCACCGCGGCTGCCCAGACGGGCCAGCTTCTTGTAGGCGTCCGGCAGCATGTTGAGCAGGCCGTCGAAGTACTCGTGATCGGCCAAGACGGTCGAGCTCACACGGTCCGACTGCGCCACAGCCTCTTTGAAGGGCTGACGGGCCTGCATCAGCAGGTCGGCAACCGTCGCCGAGGCGGCATTGGTATAGGCGACCGCGTTGACCACGTCG
The DNA window shown above is from Mycolicibacterium confluentis and carries:
- a CDS encoding MCE family protein, encoding MKPFAERNPFLVGLTGMALTAGIAVLALQYDKLPFNGSTEDYSAYFAEAGGLRTGAPVQVAGFRVGQVSSVELEGNQVRIDFDVDKDVHLGDLTEVHVRTKSLLGSKVLEVTPRGDGELAGTIPIERTRSPYQLPDALGDLSSTISGLDTDTVSESLATLAETFQSTPPDLRAAVEGVGRFSNTLGQRDEELRSLLSNASKATGVLSERAEQVAELVANSNALLGKLREQSAALEQISRNLSTFAQQLSGFIDDNRDQMRGALDRLNGVLTIVDNRKERVMLAIKYLNQYTMGLGETVGSGPFFKAYLANLPGQLVQPFIDAAFSDLGLDPNVLPPSQLSDPQTGQPGTPALPQPFPRTGQGGDPHLTIPDAITGNPGDPRYPYREPDPAPPPGGPAPGPPALWPEGQQPTPIPDPAPQGQDGEQ